The Ziziphus jujuba cultivar Dongzao chromosome 7, ASM3175591v1 genome includes a region encoding these proteins:
- the LOC125423788 gene encoding uncharacterized protein LOC125423788, translated as MKLLKDYGYTIDYHPGKAKLVVDALSRKSTAQFEDTYLMSMRRKVKQGGKSDFSIRGDEALVIGSQHYCTANKELKRKILEEVHNSACAMYPVSIISDRDPWLTSRFWQRLMKELGVKLNLSTNFHPQTDEQSKRTIQTLEDMLRSCVLQFKGNWNGYLPLAKFTYNDNYHSSIQILPYESIVCFGKQRKLSPHYIGPYKIVERIGPVVYRLDLLEELSRVHDVFHISILHKYISNPSHVLETPEIELRDDLSYEEQ; from the exons atgaagTTGCTTAAGGATTATGGCTACACTATTGACTACCATCCGGGCAAGGCAAAATTGGTGGttgatgcattaagtaggaagtCTACAG CTCAATTTGAAGACACTTACTTAAtgagcatgagaaggaaagttaaaCAAGGGGGAAAGTCTGATTTCTCTATTAGAGGCGATGAAGCCTTGGTAATTGGTTCTCAGCACTATTGTACAGCTAATAAAGagctaaaaaggaaaatattggaAGAAGTCCACAATTCTGCTTGTGCTATGTACCCTG TATCGATTATATCTGATAGAGATCCATGGCTCACTTCGAGGTTTTGGCAAAGATTAATGAAGGAACTAGGTGttaagttgaatttgagtaccAATTTTCACCCTCAGACTGATGAACAATCTAAGAGGACTATTCAGACCTTAGAGGACATGTTAAGGTCATGTGTATTACAGTTTAAGGGAAATTGGAATGGGTATCTACCTTTGGCAAAGTTCACCTACAACGACAATTATCACTCGAGCATTCAGATATTACCTTATGAG AGCATAGTATGCTTTGGAAAGCAAAGGAAGTTAAGTCCTCACTACATTGGACCGTACAAGATAGTTGAGAGGATAGGTCCAGTGGTTTACAGGTTAGACTTGCTGGAGGAGCTTTCTCGAGTCCATGATGTGTTCCACATCTCCATACTCCATAAGTATATCTCAAACCCATCGCATGTGTTGGAGACACCAGAGATTGAGTTGAGAGATGACTTATCCTATGAGGAGCAGTGA